CCGCTCCAGCGCTTAAAATCGGACTTTCGCACCATCGGGCGATCTATGCCCGGGGACGACATTTCCAGATGATAGGCCCGATCGACCGGATCCTCAACATCCAGCACCGGCGACAATGCGCGCGACAGGGCCTCGCAATCCTCGACGGTCATCGTGCCGTCGTCGCGCTCGGCCATGATCTGAAGCGTCAGGCCATTCTGACCCGACAGGCGAATACGCACCAGGCGATAACCCATCGACGTGATGACCGGTTCCACAATGGATGCAATACGCGCATCCAGACCGGTCTCGGTGATGAGCCTGTCTTCGCTTACGTCCTGCGAAAGTGTCTGTTCAGCCAAACGCCGCCCCTAAAAGCGGGGTCCCTACCCGGACCCAAGTAACAAAAAAGAGCGGGTCCGTGCGGCCCACTCTTGCTCAGGATGATCAAGATTTTGGCCTGATATACTCTTCAAGCCGGCCGATTGCAAGGCGGATTGCGCCTATCTTCGCTTGAATGTGAGATAGGCGGCCACGCGCCCCTCACGCAACGCCTTTGCCTCGTAGCGCGTGCCGGGCCACCCCTCATAGGCAAGGCGCCAGTCGTCGGCGCATGTGGCCAGCCAGGAAAACTGCTTGTGATTGCGCGTGTGAAGCAGGGTCCAGTTCACATAGCTGTCGATGTCGGAGGCAAAGCAGAACAGGCCGCCCGGCTTTAAGACACGTGCAATCCGGTCAAGATTGACCGGCGATACAAACCGGCGCTTCCAGTGCTTTTTTTTCGGCCATGGGTCCGGATAGAGCAGATCGACCTGATCAAGCGATGCCTCGGGCAGCCAATCCAGGAGCCGCGTCGCGTCATCGTCGTAAAGGCGGACATTGTCCAGCGGTTCGGCGGCCAGCGCTGCGACACATTTCGCAAGACCATTGACAAAGGGTTCCACCCCGATGAAGCCGGTCTGCGGCATGGCATGTGCGCGGTGCAACAGGTGCTCGCCGCCGCCGAAGCCGATTTCAAGGCGATAGGTTCCAAAAGCTCTTGTGTAGAGTTCGGACAGATCATCCGGTGAAGCTGTCTCAGGGTCTAGCCGCAATCGGGGCAGCAGATCCGACAGCGCGTCTGCTTGCGCAGGACGCAGCGTCTTGCCCTTTCGGCGGCCGAAAAACGCCTCCGATCCACGTGTGGGACGCTCAGACGACATGGCAATGTGTTTCCTGAACGATTGGCCTTGAAGTCAGCCGATCATATCACGGCCGCCGCCTGTGCGGCACCGTTTGCCGCTTTTGCCTTGAGCGCTGCCTTCAACGCTTTGACAAGATCGGTCTTTTCCCAGGAAAACGATCCGTCGCGGCCGCTCTTGCGTCCAAAATGCCCATAGGCCGCCGTTTTGGCGTAAATCGGCCGGTTGAGATCAAGATGGCGGCGAATTCCGGTCGGCGACAGGTCGATCACGTCGCGAATCGCCTCTTCCACCTGTTCCTCGGACACTTTGCCGGTGCCATGCAGATCCACATAGATGGACAGTGGCTGGGCCACACCGATCGCGTAGGACAGTTGAATGGTACAGCGTTCGGCAAGCTTTGCGGCAACGATGTTCTTGGCGAGGTAACGGGCCATATAGGCTGCGGACCGGTCGACCTTGGTTGTGTCCTTGCCCGAGAAGGCGCCACCGCCGTGGGGCGCCGCACCGCCATAGGTGTCGACGATGATCTTGCGGCCGGTCAGGCCGGCATCGCCATCCGGGCCGCCAATGACGAATTTTCCGGTCGGGTTGATGTACCAGTTGCAGTCGTCCGCGACCGGCAGGTCTCCGAGCGCTTCGCGGATATAGGGTTCGACGACTTCACGAACCTTGTCTGAGTCCCAGCCGTCATGAAGGTGCTGGGTGGACAGGACGATCTGCGTGACCTCGTGCGGCTTTCCGTCGACGTAGCGAACCGTGACCTGGCTCTTGCTGTCCGGTCCAAGCATGGCAGCATCGCCTTCGCCTTTTTTCCGGGCCTGCGCGAGGAGAAGCAGAATCTGATGGGAATAGTATATCGGCGCCGGCATCAGATCCGGCGTTTCGTTACAGGCGTATCCGAACATGATGCCCTGATCGCCCGCACCCTCGTCACCCTGCTTGTCGGCTGCATTGTCCACGCCCTGAGCGATATCAGCGGACTGTGTGTGCAGCAGAACGTCCACGCGCGCTTTCTTCCAGTGGAAACCGTCCTGCTCGTAGCCAATATCGCGAATGGCGCGGCGGGCGGCGGAGCGAAAACGCGACGGATTGATCACGTCCTTGCCGTTCTTGTCCTTCTTCATCAGCGTTGGCGGCACACGCACTTCACCCGCAATCACGACACGATTTGTGGTTGCAAGGGTTTCCGCGGCGACACGAACCGTCCACGGATCGACGCCCGTCTTACGCGCCTCCTTGTAGATCAGATCGACAATCTCGTCAGAAATCCGGTCACACACCTTGTCGGGGTGTCCTTCCGATACCGACTCACTCGTAAACAGATAATTGCTTCGCGCCATGCCCGCCTCTCGGAACTGCTGCTGAATGCCGACTTGTTATGCAAAACAAGCGATAAATACAAGCGCAGAACGATATAAATATATCTTGATATGACGAGGCCGGACACACGCCGGGTGTTGGCAAACCTTGTGCGTGACGCTTAATTGCAATGAAGGAAAGGGGTCGGGAAAGGCGCGTGGACGCTAGAGGGGTCGTCCATTTCCCGATTGTTTGTCCTATTCGGAGTCGGCGGCCAATGCCTTGACAAGATCGACGATCTTGCGGCGGACCTTTGGATCCTCGATTTTCACGAAAGCCCTGTTGAGTTGCAGGCCCTCCGATGAAGACAGAAAATCGACGACATAATTCGAACTGGATGCTTCGGAAGCTCCCGGTTGCCCGGTCGACGGATCACCCGGAGCATCTTCAAAGAAGAATGAAACAGGCACGTTCAGAATTGAGGAAATATTCTGCAGACGGCTCGCGCCGACGCGGTTTGTTCCCTTCTCGTATTTCTGGATTTGCTGGAACGTAATCCCCAGGGCCTCACCCAGTTTTTCCTGACTCATGCCGAGCATTGTGCGACGCAGCCGAATTCTGCTGCCCACATGAATATCGATGGGGTTCGGTTTTTTCTTGTTCACAATGGATGTCATTTTCATTTTCCTGCAGATGTAAATACATCTGCCTCGTGTTTGCGGACACTGGCGCTGTTAAAGTAATAGTCTTACCCGCCCCGTTTTGAAGACTGTACTGATTGGCAACACCAGCAGTTCTACTTCTACAAATATTATCTATGCAATTTTAGGGGTTTTGCGTCAATCGGCAGTTTTCCTAAAACTGTAACGTGAAACGGCGGCGCCCGCTAAAAGCATTGCGATAACCAACCAGAACGCTAAACCAGCCGATAATATGCCCACATTTTTGGGTGTTTTTTGCGGCAGTACAAAATCAACGACACCAATCACGTTTTGTTTCATACCGTCGACAATACGCCCCCTGGCGTCGGTTACGGCAGATATTCCGTTGTTTGCGGCCCGCACGAGCGGCATGCCGGTTTCCACTGCACGCAACTGGGCCTGACGAAAGTGCTGATGCGGGCCGGGTGTGCGGCCGTACCAGGCATCGTTTGTTACGTTGAGGATGAAGTCTGCAGGCGGCCCCTCCGCCTCCAGCCCATCCGGAAATATTATCTCATAGCAGATCGATGGTAAAAAACGCCTGCCGCCGGCAACCGGGACAGTATAACGCCTGCTTCCGGCAGAAAACCCACCGGGCGTTTCGGCAATCGTATCGAGACCGGCCCGGTTCAGCAGATCCGCCAGGGGCAGGTATTCGCCGAAGGGAACAAGATGCAGCTTGTCCGCTGCGGCGGTGATCTGGCCGGCATCGTCTATGACGAAGATGGAGTTGTAATAGCGTGTCCTTGAACCCGTTTCGCCACGTTCCTCGCGCACCGCCCCCGCAATCAGCGTCTGACCGTCCTTGAGCATCTCGCCGATCAGCGCCAGGGCCTCCGGATTGGCGGTCAGCAGGAACGGGACGGAGGTTTCGGGCCAGACGATATGGGTCGGCTGCAATCCGTTTTCCGAAGGCGCGGCAGACAGCTCCAGCAAGGTGGTAAAGATGCGCATGCGTTCGCCGTCATCCCATTTTTCCGATTGATCCACCGACGGCTGCACAATGCGGAAGACAATCGCGTCATCCGGCTCGGGCAAAGGCTGTGCGAGCCGCCAATAACCAAAGCCGAGATGGGCAACAAGCAGCGCCAGCGCGATGGCAAAGCCCGGAACGAGGCCGCGCCGCGTTGCGATCAGTGCCGGAACCGAAAAAATGAAGACCGCCAGCGCCGACATTCCGAAGATGCCGACGAGCGCTGAAGACTGCATCATCAGCGGGGCGGGCATCAGGCCGTAACCGATGGCATTCCACGGGAAGCCTGTCAGCACGAAGCTTCTTAACCACTCGGCTACGCCAAACCCCGCGGCAAGCGCGCAAATGCGGCCAAGACCGTCCGACCACAAAATTCGTGCGAACGCCGTGGCCAAGCCGAAAAAGAGCGACAGCAATGCCGGGAGACCCAGCACCGCCAGCGGCAGAGCCCAGGCAAATTCCTCGGCTTCGATCAACAGCGCATTGCCGAGCCACCACAGACCGCCAACGAAATATCCGAAACCGAACCACCATCCGGTCCAGAAGGCCGGCCCGAGCCGTCCGAGCGGACCGGAATCGGCATTGCCGCTGGCCCCGTCCAGCAGCCAGACAAGCAGCGTGAAGGATATAAACAGGGCTGCGAAGAAATCGAAGGGCGGCAGTGCGAGAACACCCACTGCACCGGCACAAAAAGAGACGATCCACCGCTTTGGCCCCCAAAGCAGCATAATCTTCCCGGCCAGACGCTCCATAACCCCTCCAACTGCCGATGGACGCTGATTTCCCACGCAAGACGCGCATGGGCACATGCACGCCACCGCTGCGCGAATCACCCGCGCTCAAGGCGTTATAGCAAAGTCCACGTATGTTTACCTGTAGGCCGACACGCCGACCGACGAGACTGAGGCATATCGCATCCGGGCGTCAGGGCGTGTCCTGTCCGGCCGGCTCCGGCTGCTTGCCCGAGCCTTTGGTTGCCGTTTCGGATTTGCCGGTGTCCGCCTTGACCGGCCTGCGCCGGCGCTCGAACATACGGCGACGCACGATACGCACCCGGCGAATGCGGCGCGGGTCGGCATCCAGGACATGAAACTCGAACTGCGGCAAAGCCCGGACGACCTCGCCACGAGCCGGGATACGGCCGATCGCCGAGTAGATAAGACCGCCAAGCGTGTCGACATCGTCGGCCTTGTCGCCAACGTTAAAGTCGCCGCCGATCACCTCGACGATATCCTCGAGTTCGGCACGTGCATCGGCAACAAACACATCCTCGGAGACGCGCGTGATCATGTCAGCTTCATCGTCGTGCTCGTCTTCGATATCGCCGACGACCATCTCGACAATGTCTTCAAGGGATACCAGACCGTCCGTACCGCCATATTCATCGATCACCAGCGCCATCTGGGTGCGCATCGCCTGCATCCTCTGCATGAGATCGGAGGCCAGCATGGACGGCGGCACGAAGAGCACATCGCGGACAATGCCGGCTTCGTCCACGGTCTTGCTCAGATCGACGCGCGTCAGATCGAATGCAGCCGCTTTCGCAGGCTTTTCCTTCTTCGGCTGTGCGTTGCCGTTTGCGGATTTGGCGCTGCCATTGCGCGGGCCGCGCCGCTTGTTGCGGGCCTGAATTGTCAAGTGGGCGACAAGGTCACGTATATGCACCATGCCGCGCGGATCATCGAGCGTATCGCCATAGACCGGCATGCGGGAATGTCCGGATTCTTCAAACAGCGCCATCAGCTCGTCGAGCGTTATGCCGCATTCAACCGCAATGATTTCAGCACGCGGGATCATTACGTCCTCAACGCGCACCTCACGCAGGCGCAGAATGTTGTGCAACATCGCGCGTTCTTCGGGCGTGAAGGCAGCGCCCAACGGGCCATCAGCGGAAAGCGCGTCTTTCAGATCCTCGCGCAGGCTGTACCCGTCGGATGACTTGAACAGCCTCAGGAAACGCGACCACCAGCCAAGACCGCTGCGGTCCGGTTGATCGACGACAACCGGAAGCTGCCTACTTCCCGGGTCTTCACTGCTTTCTGAATCCTGTGAACCGGCAGACGCTTCTGCCGGCGCCGCATTGCTGGATTGCTCGCTCATCATTCGTCAGGCCGGAGATGTGTTTTCATAAGGGTCAGATAGGTTGAGCATCGCCAAAATACGAGTCTCGTGGCCTTCCATTATCCGCGCATCGTCATCATCGATATGATCATAGCCTAACAGATGCAAAAATCCATGCACGAGAAGATGGATCAGATGGTTATCGAAAGCGATATCCATAGCGTCTGCCTCGCGTGCGATCGTTTCGCGCGCAAACAGGATATCCCCCAGCATGGGGCCCGGCAATTGGCCGGGCGTAACAGGGACTGCGGGAAAGGACAGCACATTTGTCGGCTTGTCCTGATCGCGCCATTTGCCGTTGATCTCCCGGACCATTTTGTCATCTGCAAAGAGCAGCGACAGCTCGCATCCGGCCTTGGGGAACGGCTGCCCTTCCACACGTTCCAGATAATCGCATGTCGCCACGATCGTACGCGCGCAAAGCGCTTCGAGTACGCCCGCGTCCGGCCAGCCGCCTGCTTCGATGCTGATTTGAATGTCGATAGTTTCGCCCGCCGGCATTGCCGCCGCTAACCGCGATCAGGCTTGCCGCTGTCGGCAATCATCGTGTTTTCGGCATCATAGGCGGCGACAATGCGCGCCACGAGCGGATGGCGCACTACATCGGTGTCGCGGAAACGCACTGTCACAACACCTTCTACGCCCTTGAGAATATGAAGTGCTTCCACCAGTCCGGACTTCACGCCGCGCGGCAGATCAATCTGGCTCGGATCGCCCGTCACGATCATGCGGGCATTCTCGCCCAGCCGCGTCAGGAACATCTTCATCTGCATTGACGTCGTGTTCTGCGCTTCATCGAGGATAACGGCGGCATTGGAAAGCGTGCGACCGCGCATGAATGCCAGAGGCGCAATCTCAATAACACCGGCTGTAATCGCACGCTCGACCTTCTCGCCCGGGATCATGTCGTAAAGTGCGTCGTAGAGGGGGCGGAGATAGGGATCGACCTTCTCCTTCATGTCGCCCGGCAGATAGCCGAGGCGCTCACCGGCCTCGACGGCCGGACGCGACAGGATGATCTTTTCTATCAGACCACGCTCAAGAAGCTGCGCGGCATGGGCCACGGCCAGGTAGGTCTTGCCGGTTCCGGCGGGACCGATGCCGAACAGTAGCTCGGCGCGGTCCATGGCCCGGATATAGGCATCCTGATTGGGCGTCCGCGCGACTATGGTCTTTTTCCGGGTCGCGACCTGGGCAAAGGCCATCTTGCCCTTCTTCTCCATGGTCGGGAGGGTTAGCTGGTCGTCGGCGGCAACCGACATGCGTATCGCGCCCTCGACATCGGAGGTCTGCACCTCTTCACCGTCCTGAAGCCGCTCATAGAGATAGTCGAGCGCGCGGCGGGCCTGGTTTATGGCCGACGCCTCGCCCTGTATCGATACCTGGTTGCCCCGCGCGCGCGCATCAACGCCCAGTTTCTGCTCGATCAGAGCAAGATTCTGGTCAAACTGACCAAACAACTCGCTGGCAAGACGATTGTTTTCAAAGGTCAGCACGATATGCGTCGTATCGGACGCACCGGCCCTGGACCCTGCCGTCTTTTTCCTGATCGTCTCGGCTTTGTTCAAACGGTCACACTCCCGATGTCGGCCCGCAGCGGTTCGGCAAACAACGAGTTCGCCCCGGCCTGCGTGATTCTCACCCGTATAATTTCACCGATTTGCGACGAATTTGCATCAACTATCACCGGCTGAAGCCACGGGGAGCGACCGATCAGCTGTCCGGGAAGCTTTCCGGGCTTTTCCAGCAGCAGATCGATCTCGGTTCCGACACAGCTTTGGGCAAAGTCGGTTTGCTGCTTTCGAAGCAACGCCTGCAGCCGTTCCAGCCGCTGCGATTTAACGTCCTCAGCGACCTGATCCTCGCGTTCGGCGCCCGGCGTTCCGGGCCTCGGCGAGTATTTGAAGGAAAAGGCCTGCGCGTAGCGTACGGTTTCGATCAGGCGCAGCGTGTCTTCGAAATCGGCATCGCTCTCGCCCGGAAAACCAACGATGAAATCTCCCGAGAGCGCGATGTCCGGGCGGGCACTGCGAATTCTTTCCACAAGGCGCAGATAATCGTCAGCTGTATGCCGCCGGTTCATGGCCTTCAGCACCGCATCGGACCCGGCCTGAACGGGCAGATGAAGATAGGGCATCAGCTTGCCGAGATCGCGATGGGCCCCGATGAGCGCATCGTCCATGTCGCGCGGATGGCTGGTTGTGTAACGCAACCGCTCCAGGCCGTCGATCTCCGCCAGCCGGCGCAGCAGCTCGCCAAGCCCCCATTCGCGGTTGTCCGGCCCCTCGCCGTGCCATGCATTGACGTTTTGACCAAGCAGGGTGATTTCACGCACACCTGCCTCGACCAGCCCCTGCGCCTCGGCAACAATCTGCTCAACCGGGCGGGAAACCTCGGAGCCGCGCGTATAGGGCACCACGCAGAATGTGCAGAACTTGTCGCACCCTTCCTGTACGGTCAAAAAGGCGGTGACGCCACGCGAGGCGATGACCTTCTTTTCCGCTTGCGGCAGGTGATCGAACTTGTCCTCGATCGCATATTCGGTTTCGACGACCTTCTCGCCGCCCCGCGCCCGGGCGACAGCCTGCGGCAACAGGTGGTAGGTCTGCGGCCCGATGACCAGATCGACAATCGGCGCGCGACGGATGATCTCCTGGCCTTCGGCCTGTGCGACACAGCCGGCCACGCCGACCATCATGTCACGGCCCTGCTCGGCCCGCGCCTGTTTAAGCTGACGGATACGCCCCAACTCGGAATAGACCTTTTCAGCGGCCTTTTCACGAATGTGGCATGTGTTGAGCAATAACAGGTCGGCGTCTTCGGGTTTGTCGGTCGTCTGATAGCCGTCACGGGCCAGCGCGTCGGCCATGCGGTCCGAATCGTAGACATTCATCTGGCAGCCATAGGTCTTCACGAAGACCTTGCGCATATTTTCGCCCGGGCTCTGCTGTTCCGTTTCAGACATCTTTGTCAGTGTCTCGGTCTGCATATGTGTTTTCCAAATGGGTTCTATGGCCGCCAATACCGCTTTATTGCCGGATTATATAGTGTTCCCGACAGCCAATCGCGGCTGTTTGCGGCAGAGTCAAGCCAAAACCATGATCGCTACTGAAGGGTCTGGTCATTCCGATTGGGACGGAAGCAGTTCGGATGACGGCATATCAACACCGTAAAGCTGGTGTTGATGCATCGCCCGGACCTGCCGTTCGATGTCGCGCGTTACACGTTTGCGATTGCTGTTTTCGTCATAGCGAACCGGCTCACCGAAACACACATGTACGTCCAGCGCTCCCTCCTTAAGGATGCCCATCAGGTGCGGCGGCAACTCGGTATCACCCGGCCAGGCTGCCAGCGGGCGGCCGTAGCGGCCGAGCGGCACGCCATTGGCGTGGGTATAGGCGATCGCCACGGGCTGGATTGAGACGCTGCCGGTGGGCGAGGCCCCCAATGCGGACGCTGCCGCTCCGAAAAGGGAACTTTTGAAATCGAGGATGCGGTTGCCGTCCGATGTGGTGCCCTCGGCAAAGAGGACGACGATTTCGCCGTCAGCCAGCCTCTTGGCGACCTCACTGACCTGTTCACCGGTCTGACGCCGCCTTTCGCGCTCAATGAAGACTGTCCGCTGCCAGCGGGCAAGCCAGCCGAAGACCGGCCAGCTGCGCACCTCGGATTTGGCGATGAAGACCACATCGGCCACGCAGGATAGCACAATGATGTCTTTCCAACTGCTGTGGTTGGCGGCAATCATCAACGGCCTGTGTGTATCAAGTGCGCCATGGGTGATGATGCGCAGACCAAGCAGACGGGCCGCAACCCGGTGCCACCGGCGCGGCAGGTACCAGGAGAGCTTCCAGCCAAAACGGTTCGACGTGAGCTGCACGGGCAACAAAAGCAGCGTCCACAGGACGATCAGCACCAACACGGCGACGATGCGAATCCATGCGATCACCGGCGCGGCCTCATTTCACCGAGGCGATTGTCCGCACGATGGGCAATCATGTCAGTCCTCTGTCTTGGCGAGCGGAACTCCGTAGAGCTCAAGGCGATGGTCCACCAGCTTGAAGCCGTGTTCGCGGGCGATCTTTTCCTGCAGGGCCTCTATCTCGGCGGACTGGAACTCAACCACCTTGCCGGTCTTGAGATCAATCAGATGATCATGATGTTCGTCCGGAACCGTCTCGTATCGCGAGCGGCCGTCACGAAAATCGTGGCGTTCTATGATACCGGCATCCTCAAAGAGCTTTACCGTCCGGTAAACAGTCGAAATCGATATGTTCGGATCGACATCGGCCGACCGCCGGTACAGTTCTTCGACATCCGGGTGGTCTGCCGCCCCCTCGAGCACCCGCGCAATAACCCGCCTTTGTTCGGTCATGCG
This portion of the Hoeflea prorocentri genome encodes:
- the rimP gene encoding ribosome maturation factor RimP encodes the protein MAEQTLSQDVSEDRLITETGLDARIASIVEPVITSMGYRLVRIRLSGQNGLTLQIMAERDDGTMTVEDCEALSRALSPVLDVEDPVDRAYHLEMSSPGIDRPMVRKSDFKRWSGHLVKCETAVMVADRKRFRGTISQVDDEGFLLTRDQASYGDEPTVRIPFEALSDAKLILTDDLIRDALAADKAAKAARNAKHTPPDNDG
- the trmB gene encoding tRNA (guanine(46)-N(7))-methyltransferase TrmB, which produces MSSERPTRGSEAFFGRRKGKTLRPAQADALSDLLPRLRLDPETASPDDLSELYTRAFGTYRLEIGFGGGEHLLHRAHAMPQTGFIGVEPFVNGLAKCVAALAAEPLDNVRLYDDDATRLLDWLPEASLDQVDLLYPDPWPKKKHWKRRFVSPVNLDRIARVLKPGGLFCFASDIDSYVNWTLLHTRNHKQFSWLATCADDWRLAYEGWPGTRYEAKALREGRVAAYLTFKRR
- the metK gene encoding methionine adenosyltransferase, giving the protein MARSNYLFTSESVSEGHPDKVCDRISDEIVDLIYKEARKTGVDPWTVRVAAETLATTNRVVIAGEVRVPPTLMKKDKNGKDVINPSRFRSAARRAIRDIGYEQDGFHWKKARVDVLLHTQSADIAQGVDNAADKQGDEGAGDQGIMFGYACNETPDLMPAPIYYSHQILLLLAQARKKGEGDAAMLGPDSKSQVTVRYVDGKPHEVTQIVLSTQHLHDGWDSDKVREVVEPYIREALGDLPVADDCNWYINPTGKFVIGGPDGDAGLTGRKIIVDTYGGAAPHGGGAFSGKDTTKVDRSAAYMARYLAKNIVAAKLAERCTIQLSYAIGVAQPLSIYVDLHGTGKVSEEQVEEAIRDVIDLSPTGIRRHLDLNRPIYAKTAAYGHFGRKSGRDGSFSWEKTDLVKALKAALKAKAANGAAQAAAVI
- a CDS encoding helix-turn-helix domain-containing protein, translated to MTSIVNKKKPNPIDIHVGSRIRLRRTMLGMSQEKLGEALGITFQQIQKYEKGTNRVGASRLQNISSILNVPVSFFFEDAPGDPSTGQPGASEASSSNYVVDFLSSSEGLQLNRAFVKIEDPKVRRKIVDLVKALAADSE
- the lnt gene encoding apolipoprotein N-acyltransferase — encoded protein: MERLAGKIMLLWGPKRWIVSFCAGAVGVLALPPFDFFAALFISFTLLVWLLDGASGNADSGPLGRLGPAFWTGWWFGFGYFVGGLWWLGNALLIEAEEFAWALPLAVLGLPALLSLFFGLATAFARILWSDGLGRICALAAGFGVAEWLRSFVLTGFPWNAIGYGLMPAPLMMQSSALVGIFGMSALAVFIFSVPALIATRRGLVPGFAIALALLVAHLGFGYWRLAQPLPEPDDAIVFRIVQPSVDQSEKWDDGERMRIFTTLLELSAAPSENGLQPTHIVWPETSVPFLLTANPEALALIGEMLKDGQTLIAGAVREERGETGSRTRYYNSIFVIDDAGQITAAADKLHLVPFGEYLPLADLLNRAGLDTIAETPGGFSAGSRRYTVPVAGGRRFLPSICYEIIFPDGLEAEGPPADFILNVTNDAWYGRTPGPHQHFRQAQLRAVETGMPLVRAANNGISAVTDARGRIVDGMKQNVIGVVDFVLPQKTPKNVGILSAGLAFWLVIAMLLAGAAVSRYSFRKTAD
- a CDS encoding hemolysin family protein; this translates as MSEQSSNAAPAEASAGSQDSESSEDPGSRQLPVVVDQPDRSGLGWWSRFLRLFKSSDGYSLREDLKDALSADGPLGAAFTPEERAMLHNILRLREVRVEDVMIPRAEIIAVECGITLDELMALFEESGHSRMPVYGDTLDDPRGMVHIRDLVAHLTIQARNKRRGPRNGSAKSANGNAQPKKEKPAKAAAFDLTRVDLSKTVDEAGIVRDVLFVPPSMLASDLMQRMQAMRTQMALVIDEYGGTDGLVSLEDIVEMVVGDIEDEHDDEADMITRVSEDVFVADARAELEDIVEVIGGDFNVGDKADDVDTLGGLIYSAIGRIPARGEVVRALPQFEFHVLDADPRRIRRVRIVRRRMFERRRRPVKADTGKSETATKGSGKQPEPAGQDTP
- the ybeY gene encoding rRNA maturation RNase YbeY, with the protein product MPAGETIDIQISIEAGGWPDAGVLEALCARTIVATCDYLERVEGQPFPKAGCELSLLFADDKMVREINGKWRDQDKPTNVLSFPAVPVTPGQLPGPMLGDILFARETIAREADAMDIAFDNHLIHLLVHGFLHLLGYDHIDDDDARIMEGHETRILAMLNLSDPYENTSPA
- a CDS encoding PhoH family protein, which produces MNKAETIRKKTAGSRAGASDTTHIVLTFENNRLASELFGQFDQNLALIEQKLGVDARARGNQVSIQGEASAINQARRALDYLYERLQDGEEVQTSDVEGAIRMSVAADDQLTLPTMEKKGKMAFAQVATRKKTIVARTPNQDAYIRAMDRAELLFGIGPAGTGKTYLAVAHAAQLLERGLIEKIILSRPAVEAGERLGYLPGDMKEKVDPYLRPLYDALYDMIPGEKVERAITAGVIEIAPLAFMRGRTLSNAAVILDEAQNTTSMQMKMFLTRLGENARMIVTGDPSQIDLPRGVKSGLVEALHILKGVEGVVTVRFRDTDVVRHPLVARIVAAYDAENTMIADSGKPDRG
- the miaB gene encoding tRNA (N6-isopentenyl adenosine(37)-C2)-methylthiotransferase MiaB, whose product is MSETEQQSPGENMRKVFVKTYGCQMNVYDSDRMADALARDGYQTTDKPEDADLLLLNTCHIREKAAEKVYSELGRIRQLKQARAEQGRDMMVGVAGCVAQAEGQEIIRRAPIVDLVIGPQTYHLLPQAVARARGGEKVVETEYAIEDKFDHLPQAEKKVIASRGVTAFLTVQEGCDKFCTFCVVPYTRGSEVSRPVEQIVAEAQGLVEAGVREITLLGQNVNAWHGEGPDNREWGLGELLRRLAEIDGLERLRYTTSHPRDMDDALIGAHRDLGKLMPYLHLPVQAGSDAVLKAMNRRHTADDYLRLVERIRSARPDIALSGDFIVGFPGESDADFEDTLRLIETVRYAQAFSFKYSPRPGTPGAEREDQVAEDVKSQRLERLQALLRKQQTDFAQSCVGTEIDLLLEKPGKLPGQLIGRSPWLQPVIVDANSSQIGEIIRVRITQAGANSLFAEPLRADIGSVTV
- a CDS encoding lysophospholipid acyltransferase family protein, with the translated sequence MIAWIRIVAVLVLIVLWTLLLLPVQLTSNRFGWKLSWYLPRRWHRVAARLLGLRIITHGALDTHRPLMIAANHSSWKDIIVLSCVADVVFIAKSEVRSWPVFGWLARWQRTVFIERERRRQTGEQVSEVAKRLADGEIVVLFAEGTTSDGNRILDFKSSLFGAAASALGASPTGSVSIQPVAIAYTHANGVPLGRYGRPLAAWPGDTELPPHLMGILKEGALDVHVCFGEPVRYDENSNRKRVTRDIERQVRAMHQHQLYGVDMPSSELLPSQSE
- a CDS encoding Fur family transcriptional regulator, which produces MTDQVKSLEQLCVERGMRMTEQRRVIARVLEGAADHPDVEELYRRSADVDPNISISTVYRTVKLFEDAGIIERHDFRDGRSRYETVPDEHHDHLIDLKTGKVVEFQSAEIEALQEKIAREHGFKLVDHRLELYGVPLAKTED